The Triticum aestivum cultivar Chinese Spring chromosome 4B, IWGSC CS RefSeq v2.1, whole genome shotgun sequence sequence GGCTATTGTTGTAAGTGCCGAATCCCAATTGTGCTCCTACGCTGCCACACTAGGTCATGTGGTGCCCGCTTGCTCGCACACCCTGCTCCCGGTGACCAAAACGGGCTTCATCGTCGAGGACGCTGCAACGCTGGTGTCGTGTCGACGGCGTCTTTCAACCATCCATGGTCCACTGCCCGTTACCCCACATGCCCTCTCCCGGTCCTTTGACCGATGTTTGCCTTTGTCTAATCTTTCTCTTCATGTTAACTTGTGATTTAAACACATGATCAACCCAGCGTGCGTAACGTCCTGTTTTGAGTCTCATCCAATGTGTTGTTGCTTTTTTCGCGGAAAAACATGTTGCTGCTTGCTTATATATACGCCGAGAACCATTCATGATGAACTGATGGTGCAGATGGATGTAGAGTATTTGTATCATAATATTCATTCATAGGCATCATCATCTTAGCAATTGAACGAGTTTGTTGGTTTGCTCGTGCTTTCGTATCTGTCCCCGACCGTATTCGCTCTGTTCTCGTTTTTGGCAAGTATCCCTTCCCGTCCTCCTTTCCGAGAGGTCTGTGTCCGTTTCCGCTTCCAAGCAAAACATGAAGAACAAATAGAACAGCACAGGTCTGCTTTTGGTCCCTAGCTACAAAAGGGTGCCGTAGCTTCCCCTCGTCTCCCCACGAAAGCCCTCTTTACGCCTCCGCGACGACGACCACCGTCTCTGCAGAGAAGCCATCACCGACGTCCGGGCGGGGCGCCGCCATCGGCTGCATCCACCGCCGCCCAACCCCCTCCGGTCATGCCTCCCGGCGGCGTAGCGGGTGCAAACGTGGAAGCCAGCGTCCAGACGAGGCTCTGCAGTATGAACTTCATCCCTTTCTCGCTCGCTCGCTCCTCTATTTTTCTACGAGCCAGCCACTGTCCCTCAAGCAAGCAACATGGCCAAATTCGTGGCACCTCGTCTTCACTTCCATCACCACATCTACACAAAGGAAATGTGCAATCCTCAGCTATATCCAAACTTAACCATGATCCACTAGCTAGCTTTCGATTTCGACTAGTTGTTGCGTCTGCTACTCTGCTATGCCGGTTGCTATATTATTCAGTCGATGGTTAGTTGATGAATAAGTTGTCTTCATCGACGCACTCATCGAGCTTGTGTTCTTCTGCTTCAGACGGGAGCATCCAGCATCTGCAAAAACGTCTATTCCTCCCGGCAAACCGTGGCGGCCTCGAGGCCGACGGTACGTATGTTCCTCTTGCTCCATTGTTTTCATTTTATCCATCATACTATGGAATTATTCATCTCCATAGTTTTGAACTTTCTTGTCTACTAACCTTCTGATCATGTTTCCATTTCAGATATGAGTACCCTTATCATGATGTGCCCGCGGGGCCGTTAGAGCCAAAGAACACCAACACTTCCTCTTCCTCCACGCAGGCAGAGGCGGCGACCCATGACGTCTCGCCAACGTCAAGGCACTCGTCTCCACCTATTTTGGCTCCTTACTTTTCTGGTTGGCATTTACAGTTTTTCATCAGAACAGATCTTGGGGGTTCTTTCCACACGTATCCTCCTCTGGGTGGGCCATTCCGGAGCTTGCAAGAAGCCAATGATGCTATTGCGAGCCATCTCGACGACCTGCGCTCTCCAATAATGTGAATGTTCTCAACTTTTTCATGGATTTTCGCATGTCAGAAATTACAATGTTTTTAACATATAGAATGCTCTGACCTGAACTAGGCGCAAGGATGGGCTTTCGGAGGCGGAGAGAGCGGTACGATATCGCCTTTACTGGCCTGATGGCACAAGGAAGAAGTCTTCCAAAGACAATCCGAAACCTAGGAATATCAGCCTATTGGTTCAAGCTTTACTGGACAAGTACAATGAAGATCACCATCTTTTAGGGGtttgctctctctccctcctccttgccctCAGTCTCTGTCCTATTACCAGGGCTGTGTTAATTGTCTTATATTCATGCACTAGTTGCTGATACAATCCGTGCCTCCTTTTCAGGATCTTGCATATGAACTTGATGGTGTTGTGTGCTTCCAAGAATTTTATATGGGGAAGATTGGCTGCCTCAGTATGTACTATCATCTCAATTTTACTACAAAGACTAAAGGATCTGATAATTTTCACGGTGGCATCAACAATCTATTCTTTGCTGAAGTCACACAAATAAAGGGCGAAAGTGTTGAATATGTGCTCAATTGTTTCTGTATGGTGAAACGCAATGACAATGGTATTTCTTCCGCCTTACGTTAAGTTTTGTTCATACGGTTCGTGCTCACATGTATATGGTAGATGTCATTTGGCTGCCCCTAGTGTCATGTTTACCTTAGCTTTACTGTAGTTTTAATATCTAAGCTAGTTCATGCCCAGACATATGTAGTAACTGTCTACACATGTTTTTTTTTCTAAGGCCGATGCTATGGGTGCACCAGTTACGGAAATGTTGATTTGAAGCACCCTATCAATGCTCATAAATATAAAGGTTGCCACTCTCGCCCACACAAAGTATGGTGCGGTTTGGTCGATCAAGGGGTACCTGAATACATCCAGAATGAGGAGGATATGCTGGCGGATGAGGAGGCTAGGATAAGATATATATACAAGGTATGTTTATATCTTGTGGGGTTGGTACTTGTCAGTAATTTTACTAAAGTGTTATTATTCTGTTTCAGTGCCCTGATGATCGTACTATTGTGGCAAAATCGGATGGTACAAGAATGCCTGCTGTTTTGGCCAAGAGAGAGGATGTTGGTTTGGCCAAACGAGAGAATGCTGGTTTGGCCAAAAGAGATGATGGCCAAGGAAAAGGGAAATACATTGTACCTGCAAGGCGTTAGTTGGTTTGAGTATCCCCTTATGCATatgtttgatttatttatttttgctaagAAAGTGCAAGACTATAATTCCTAAACCCTGCATATCtataaaataccaaatatatatatacctTATGAAaatgtacaacaacaacaacaacaaagcctttagtcccaaacaagttggggtaggctagaggtgaaacccataagatctcgcaaccaactcatggctctggcatatggatagcaagcttccacgcacccctgtccatagctagctctttgtcaatactccaatccttcaggtctttcttaacggactcctcccatgtcaaaatcggtcgaccctgccctctcttgacattctccgcacgctttagccgtccgctatgcactggagcttctggaggcctgcgctgaatatgcccaaaccatctcaaacgatgttggacaagcttctcctcaattggtgctacccccaactctatctcgtatatcatcattccggactcgatccttcctcgtgtggccacacatccatctcaacatacgcatctccgccacacctaactgttgaacatgtcgccttttagtcggccaacactcgcgccatacaacattgcgggtcgaaccgccgtcctgtagaacttgccttttagcttttgtggcactctcttgtcacagagaatgccagaagcttggcgccacttcatccatccggctttgattcgatggttcacatcttcatcaatacccccatcctcttgcaacattgaccccaaataccgaaaggtgtccttccgaggtaccacctggccatcaaggctaacctcctcctcctcacagctagtagtactgaaaccgcacatcatgtactcggttttagttctactaagcctaaaccctttcgattccaagatttgtctccataactctaacttcctatttacccccgtccgactatcgtcaactagcaccacatcatccgcaaaaagcatacaccatgggatatctccttgtataccccttgtgacctcatccatcacca is a genomic window containing:
- the LOC123093293 gene encoding uncharacterized protein; its protein translation is MRKDGLSEAERAVRYRLYWPDGTRKKSSKDNPKPRNISLLVQALLDKYNEDHHLLGDLAYELDGVVCFQEFYMGKIGCLSMYYHLNFTTKTKGSDNFHGGINNLFFAEVTQIKGESVEYVLNCFCMVKRNDNGRCYGCTSYGNVDLKHPINAHKYKGCHSRPHKVWCGLVDQGVPEYIQNEEDMLADEEARIRYIYKCPDDRTIVAKSDGTRMPAVLAKREDVGLAKRENAGLAKRDDGQGKGKYIVPARR